Proteins found in one Triticum aestivum cultivar Chinese Spring chromosome 4D, IWGSC CS RefSeq v2.1, whole genome shotgun sequence genomic segment:
- the LOC123096824 gene encoding uncharacterized protein, which produces MVRTTTTAGNREVMPPIRMALVDERRCCNAPTRPWPPYSSDGGGAEMELLDGGRAAMELLGAGDGAPMERSTPAAELQWSCSAQAAKLQVAGYVVAMEPLGTGGGASMERWTPATELQWSSSA; this is translated from the exons ATGGTGAGGACCACCACAACAGCGGGGAACCGGGAGGTGATGCCGCCGATACGAATGGCGCTCGTCGATGAACGCCGGTGCTGCAACGCACCAACGCGTCCATGGCCGCCG TACTcgagcgacggcggcggagctgaAATGGAGCtgctcgacggcggcagagctgCAATGGAGCTGCTCGGCGCAGGCGACGGAGCTCCAATGGAGCGCTCGACGCCGGCGGCGGAGCTGCAATGGAGCTGCTCGGCGCAAGCGGCGAAGCTGCAAGTCGCGGGCTACGTAGTTGCAATGGAGCCGCTCGGCACAGGCGGCGGAGCTTCAATGGAGCGCTGGACGCCGGCGACGGAGCTGCAATGGAGCAGCTCGGCGTAG
- the LOC123096823 gene encoding putative pectinesterase 63, with product MGRHMALPLLLALAALVASLPSASLATAGTAGAFDSWLSANQKDFAINQALYAKKAVGDTGSTIDESLSKAEDNKTTYVVDPKGGGDYKTITAAIDAIPEGNTGRVILDLKPGEYREKIFLNLSKPYVTFKSDPKNPAIIAWSDTAATLGKDGKPVGTVGSTTCAIESDYFVAYGVVFKNDAPLAKPGAKGGQAVALRTFGTKQAFYNCTIDGGQDTLYDHKGLHYFKDCVIKGSVDFIFGFGRSLYENCRIVSIVKEIAVLTAQQRTKTIEGAIESGFSFKNCTIMSEGGGDIYLGRAWGDSSRVIYAYTEMSKEVVPVGWDGWNIKQPESSGIYYGEFKCSGPGSDARKRVGWAVDLTEAQAKPFIGTHYIFGDSWILPPPTGNSPPSKKGYSGGAPATSPASSPESADSASSPESADSAASPKSASKASSPKSAYSAGSKTKKKEL from the exons ATGGGCCGCCACATGGCGCTTCCCCTGCTCCTGGCGCTCGCGGCCCTAGTGGCGTCGCTGCCGTCGGCTTCGCTCGCGACGGCGGGGACGGCTGGTGCGTTCGACAGCTGGTTGTCCGCGAACCAAAAAGACTTCGCGATCAACCAGGCGTTGTACGCGAAGAAGGCGGTGGGTGACACGGGCAGCACCATCGACGAGTCCCTGTCCAAGGCGGAGGATAACAAGACCACCTACGTGGTGGACCCCAAGGGCGGTGGTGACTACAAGACCATCACGGCCGCGATCGACGCCATCCCGGAGGGCAACACCGGTCGCGTAATCCTGGACCTGAAACCCGGCGAGTACCGTGAGAAGATCTTCCTCAATCTCAGCAAGCCCTACGTCACTTTCAAGTCCGATCCCAAGAACCCGGCCATCATCGCCTGGAGCGACACCGCTGCGACGCTAGGGAAAGACGGGAAGCCCGTGGGCACGGTGGGGAGCACCACTTGCGCCATCGAGTCCGACTACTTCGTGGCGTACGGCGTGGTGTTCAAGAACGACGCGCCACTGGCCAAGCCGGGGGCCAAGGGCGGGCAGGCGGTGGCGCTGCGTACGTTCGGCACCAAGCAGGCCTTCTACAACTGCACCATCGACGGCGGGCAGGACACGCTGTACGACCACAAGGGTTTGCACTACTTCAAGGACTGCGTGATCAAAGGGAGCGTGGACTTCATCTTCGGGTTTGGGAGGTCCTTGTACGAGAACTGCCGCATCGTGTCCATCGTGAAGGAGATCGCCGTGCTCACGGCGCAGCAGCGGACCAAGACCATCGAGGGCGCCATCGAGAGCGGGTTCTCGTTCAAGAACTGCACCATCATGAGCGAAGGCGGGGGGGATATCTATCTTGGCAGGGCGTGGGGGGACTCGTCGCGCGTCATCTACGCCTACACCGAGATGAGCAAGGAGGTGGTGCCAGTTGGATGGGACGGATGGAACATCAAGCAGCCTGAGAG TAGCGGGATCTACTACGGCGAGTTCAAATGCAGCGGGCCGGGGTCGGACGCGAGGAAGAGGGTCGGGTGGGCTGTGGATCTCACCGAGGCCCAGGCCAAGCCCTTCATCGGCACACACTACATCTTCGGCGACTCTTGGATTCTGCCACCGCCAACTGGGAACTCTCCTCCCTCTAAAAAAGGCTACAGTGGAGGAGCCCCCGCCACATCCCCCGCCTCATCGCCCGAGTCCGCAGATTCGGCCTCATCGCCCGAGTCGGCGGATTCAGCCGCGTCGCCCAAGTCGGCGTCCAAAGCATCGTCGCCCAAATCCGCCTACTCAGCTGGATCCAAG ACGAAGAAGAAAGAATTATAG